From the Roseiconus lacunae genome, one window contains:
- a CDS encoding TM2 domain-containing protein, which translates to MHTYTDAYQHPTSSVAVPAPPTHLTLVAYLFWILGIFGAHRFYLGRPVTGAIYFFTGGLLLVGWIIDLFLIPAMTEESDQRYRPGEIDYTLAWGLFTFLGVFGVHRLYMGKIFTGVLYLLTGGLLGVGVVYDLLTLNEQIDELNRW; encoded by the coding sequence ATGCATACCTACACTGACGCCTATCAGCACCCAACCTCCTCGGTCGCCGTTCCCGCACCGCCGACGCACCTGACGTTGGTGGCTTACTTGTTTTGGATCCTCGGCATCTTCGGCGCTCACCGATTCTATCTGGGGCGACCGGTGACCGGGGCAATCTATTTCTTCACCGGTGGGCTATTGCTGGTCGGTTGGATCATCGACCTTTTCTTAATCCCGGCGATGACCGAAGAGTCTGACCAGCGTTACCGTCCGGGCGAGATTGATTACACGCTCGCCTGGGGATTGTTCACCTTCCTTGGAGTGTTTGGCGTTCACCGTTTGTACATGGGGAAGATTTTTACCGGCGTTTTGTATCTGCTAACCGGCGGGTTACTGGGGGTCGGCGTAGTCTACGACCTCTTAACGCTAAACGAGCAGATTGATGAGCTAAATCGCTGGTAG